In Agromyces sp. Leaf222, the genomic window CGAGGCCTACCCGCAGCTCCAGGCGAGCCAGAACTTCCTGCAGCTGCAGTCCGAGCTCGTCGACACCGAAGACAAGATCCAGGCCTCGCGCCGGTTCTACAACGGCGGTGTGCGCGAGCTGAACACGAAGATCAAGGTGTTCCCGAACACGCTCTTCGTGCGCGGGCTCGGGTTCAACGAGCGCGACTTCTTCGAGGTCACCGAGCCGGCGGCCATCGCGGAGCCGCCGCGCGTGCAGTTCTAAGGGCCGGCGTTGTACCGAGCGATCGCCAAGAACAAGCGCAACACCTTCTTCATCATCCTGTTCTTCCTCGCGATCGTCGGCGGGCTGGGGTGGCTGGCCGCGGCGATCTATCACGACGTGACGATCGTCGTCGTGACGGTGGTCATCGCGACCGCCTACGCGGTCTTCCAGTACTTCACGGCCGACCGGCAGGCGCTCGCGATGTCCGGCGCCGTCGAGCTGCGCAGCAAGGCCGATCATCCCCGGCTCTGGCGCACGGTCGAGAACCTGTCGATCGCCACGGGCACGCCCATGCCGCGGGTGTTCGTCGTCTCCGACCCGGCGCCGAACGCGTTCGCCACGGGGCGCGACCCCGAGCACGCGGTCGTGGCGGCGACCACCGGGCTCCTCGAGATCATGGACGACGCCGAACTCGAGGGCGTCATGGCCCACGAGCTCGGCCACGTGCGCAACTACGACATCCGGCTGTCGATGATCGTGTTCGGGCTCGTCGTCGCCGTCGGGTTCATCTCCGACATGTTCGTGCGCATGGCCTTCTTCGGCCGCAGCAACAACAACAACGGCAACCCGATCCTGATGGTCGTCGGCATCGTCGCCATGCTGATCGCGCCGCTCGTCGCGAGTCTCGTGCAGCTCGCGGTGTCACGCCAGCGCGAGTACTTGGCCGACGCGACGGGCGCGATGACCACGCGGCATCCCGACGCCCTCGCCAGTGCGCTCGAGAAGCTCGAGGCCTACGGTCGCCCCATGAAGCGGCAGAACTCGTCGATGGCCCACCTCTGGATCGCCGACCCGCTGAAGCCCGGCGCACTCAGCCGCCTCTTCGCCACGCACCCGCCGATCTCCGAGCGCGTCAAGCGCCTCGAGAACATGGGCGGCTCGTTCTAGGCGACCAGCGCATCGCTCGATCGCATGGCATGGCCACACGCCGGCGAGGCGGCCTCACGCACGCGACCGGCCTCACGCACGCGACAGGACCTCACGCGGATGCCGCGAGCTCGGGTCGCAGCGCATGTGCCAGGTTGCCCCGGTCGGCCACGACGATCTCGTCGAGCCCCTGCCACGCGGCCGCACGCCGGAGGGCCGGTACGAGTCGGGCCGCGGTGTCGGCGGGAGCTGAAGCCTCGCTCCACGCCGACTGCACGCGGAGCACCCGGTTCTTGCGGTCGTTCTTGAGGTCGACGCGGCCGACGACGTCGTCGTCGATGAGCACCGGCAGCGAGTAGTAGCCGAACACGCGCTGCGGTTCGGGCGTGTAGATCTCGATGCGGTAGTGGAAGTCGAACATGCGCTCGGCGCGCGGCCGGAACCACACGACCGGGTCGAACGGCGAGAGCACGGTCGCCGCATCGATGCGGCGCGGGCGCCTGGCGTCTCGGTGCACCCACGTCGCCGCGGGCCGGCCGCCGACGCTCCACCCGGGAACCTCGACGGGCACGAGCACGCCCGCGTCTTCGAGATCGCGCACGGCGCCGCGCACCTGCACCCGCTTCATGCGCCAGTAGTCGGCGAGGTCGGCCTCGGTCGCGATGCCGAGGGCGGAGGCCGCGCGCTCGACGAGGACGCGCACGGCGTCGGCCTCGGAGGGCGGCGGGGCCAGCAGCTCGGCCGCGAGCGCCTGCTCGGGCAGCGCGTAGACGCGCTCGAAGCGACGACGTTCGACGCAGACGACCTCGCCGACGCGGAACATCCACTCGAGGGTTCGCTTGACCGTCGACCAGCCCCACCACGGCCCGCGCCGCTGGTTCGCATCGTGCTCGATCTCGCTGGCGCGCATCGGGCCGTTGGCGGCGAGCTCGGCCTTCAGCCAGTCGGCGAGCTGCCGGTTCTCGACGAGCCACCCGCCCCAGGCCTCGCCCCGCTGCCGGTACTCGTCGCGGCGGAACTCGAAGAGCGGCCACAGCTCGCGAGGAACGAAGGCCGCCTCGTGGGCCCAGTACTCGAGGGTTCGGCCGCGTCGCCCGGTCGTGACCCGGTCGAGCAGTGCCTTGTCGTAGGTTCCGAGGCGGCTGAACACCGGCAGGTAGTGGCTGCGCTCGAAGACGTTGACCGAGTCGATCTGCAGCAGGCCGAGTCGATCGAGCACGCCGGCCACCTGACGGGTTCCGGGCTCGGGCGGCACGGGGCGACCGAAGCCCTGCGCGGCGAGTGCGATGCGGCGGGCGAGTGGGGGACTGACACGTTCGACCATGGTGCTCGCACCCTACCGGCGCCCGCCGACATCGCACATGCCGCGGGGCGCATGCCCCCCGCCTAGACTGGAGCGATGGGCCAGGGTCGGGGCAGGTTCGTCGGCAGGAGACGCGCGGTCGATCGCGCGCCCGACCAGGGGCCAGCGGTGCCTCAGGAGCCCGCGGTGCCGCAGCCCGCCGATGTCCGCGACTCGATTCCCTACGGCATGCGCCTCGCCGCGGCCTGGTCGTGGCGCCTGCTGCTCGTCGGCGGCGTGGTGGCGGTCGCCATCTTCCTGATCGTCCAGCTGCGCTACATCGTCATCCCGCTGCTCGTCGCCGTGCTCATCGCCGCGCTCCTGGTGCCGTTCTCGAGCCTGCTGCAGCGGCATCGCTGGCCGAAGTGGCTGGCGATCACGGCCGCCATGCTGAGCGCGCTCACCGTGGTCGGCGGTCTGCTGACCCTCGGCATCTGGCAGATCGTGCGCGGCTCCGACGAGCTCGCGGCGCAGACCGTGCTGGCCTGGAACGACTTCCGCACCTGGCTGCTCGAGGGGCCGTTCCACCTGAGCGCGGCGCAGCTGAACGACGCCGTCGACCAGGTCGTCTCGGCGCTGCAGGCCGACAGCGGCATCCTCGTCAGCGGTGCGCTCTCGGTCGGCTCCACCGTGGGCCACTTCTTCGCCGGCACGCTGCTGGCGCTCTTCGCCACGCTCTTCATCCTCATCGACGGTCGCGGCATCTGGGGCTGGGTCGTGCGGGTGTTCCCGCGTCGCGCCCGTGCCGCGGTCGACGGCGCCGGCTTCGCCGGGTGGACCACGCTGCAGAACTTCGTGAAGGTGCAGATCCTCGTTGCGACCATCGACGCGATCGGCATCGGGCTCGGCGCGTTCCTGCTGCAGGTTCCACTGGCCGTGCCGATCGCCATCCTCGTGTTCCTCGGCTCGTTCATCCCCATCGTGGGCGCCGTGGTCACGGGTGCGCTGGCAGTGTTCGTCGCCCTCGTCTACAACGGCCTGTGGCCGGCCGTCATCATGCTGGGCGTGGTGCTGCTCGTGCAGCAGATCGAGGGCCACGTCCTGCAGCCGCTCATCATGGGCACCGCGGTCAAGGTCCACCCGCTCGGCGTGGTGCTGGCCGTCGCGGCGGGCTCCTTCCTCGCGGGCATCCCCGGAGCGCTGTTCGCCGTGCCGATCGCCGCCGTGCTGAACGTCATGATCACGTTCGTGGCCGGCGGATCCTGGAAGCAGTCCGCCGGACCACCGGTCGTGCCGAGCTCGCCGCTCTGGCGAACCGTGCCGCAACGCCCCGGCTACCAACGAGGAGAATGAACGCGTGATCAGCACCATCCCGGGACCAGACCTCGCCGACTTCGCCCGCGCGCGCGACGTGGTCGCGGCGGTCGTCCGCCGAACGCCCATGGAGTCCTCGCGGTTTCTCGCCGACCGCCTCGGCGTGCCCGTGCACCTCAAGTGCGAGAACCTTCAGCGCACCGGCTCCTACAAGCTGCGCGGCGCGTTCAACCGCCTGAGCGCGCTCAGCCCTGAAGAGCGCGAGCGTGGTGTCGTGGCCGCGTCGGCCGGAAACCACGCGCAGGGCGTCGCGTTCGCGGCGCGCGAGCTCGGCATCCGGGCCACGATCTTCATGCCGGTCGGCGTCGCGCTGCCCAAGCTCGACGCCACCCGCGCGTACGGCGCCGACGTGGTGCTGCACGGCGACTCGGTCGGTGAGACGCTCGAGGCGGCCAATGCCTTCGCCGTCGAGACCGGTGCGGTCGTGATCCCGCCGTTCGACCACATCGACGTCATCGCGGGCCAGGGCACGCTCGGCCTCGAGGTGCTCGACGAGGTTCCGGATGTCGCGACGATCGTCGTGCCCATCGGCGGCGGCGGCCTCGCGGCGGGCGTCGCCAGCGCGGTGAAGCAGCGGGCCGCACTCGAGGGCCGCACGATCCGGGTCATCGGCGTGCAGGCCGAGAACGCCTCGCCGTTCGTGCCCTCGCTCGCCCAGGGCCACGCCGTGCAGGTGCCGGTCGTCCCCACGATCGCCGACGGCATCGCCGTCTACAAGCCGGGGGAGCTCACGCTCGAGATCATCCGCGAGACCGTCGACGAGGTGATCACCGTCAGCGACGACGACATCGCCCGCGCGCTGCTCGTGCTCCTCGAGCGGGCGAAGCTCGTCGTCGAGCCGGCCGGGGCGGTCTCCGTCGCGGCGCTCATGAGCGGTCGCATCCAGTCCGACGGCCCCGTCGTCGCGCTGCTCTCGGGCGGCAACATCGACCCGCTGCTCATGCAGCGCGTGATCGCGCACGGGCTCGCGGCATCCGATCGCTATCTCACGCTCGAGATCGGCCTGCCGGACCGGCCCGGTCAGCTCGCCCGCATCGCCGAACTGCTCGCCGAGGCGAACGCGAACGTCATCGAGGTGCTGCATACGCGGCACGGCAACGGCCTGCAGATCTCGGAGGTGGCGCTTCGCCTCTCGGTCGAGACGCGCGGCCCGGCGCATCGGGCATCGGTGGTCGACGTGCTGCGGCGCGCGGGGTACGAGCCCCGCATCGTCTCGGAGTAGCGCTCTTCGCCGCGGCGTCTGCCGCAGCCTTCGCGGCGAACGCGCGATGAGACGCCGATGGCGCCGACCGATCGGTCGGCGCCATCGGCGCGTTCACGCGTGCGGTGCGGCCTACTGGCCGCCCCAGGTGTCGACGGCCGTGACCTCGACGGCGATCTCGCGGCCGTTCGGCGCGGTGTAGCTCGTCTTGTCGCCGACCTTGAGGCCGAGAATCGCGGCGCCGAGCGGGCTCTGCTCGCTCCAGACGTCGAGCTCGGAGTCGCCGGCGATCTCGCGGCTGCCGATGAGGAAGGTCTCCTCGTCGCCCGCGATGACCGCGGTGATGACGGTGCCGGACTCGACGATGCCCTTCGAGGCCGGAGCCTCGCCGACCTCGGCGCTCTTCAGCAGGCCCTTGAGCTGGCGGATGCGGGCCTCGATCTTGCCCTGCTCGTCTTTCGCGGCGTGGTAGCCGCCGTTCTCCTTGAGGTCGCCCTCTTCGCGCGCGGATTCGATGCGCTTGGCGATCTCTTCACGACCGGCGGTCGAGAGCTGCTCGAGCTCGGCGGCGAGCCGGTCGTACGCTTCCTGCGTGAGCCAGGTGACGGTGGCGTCCTGCGCCATGGTGCCCTCCTGCGGGGACGCGGTGCTGTGCACGCGTCCGAATAGACGTGACGCCCCGACGACTGTCGAGGCGAATGCCCCATGTTAGGTGAGCCAGCAGCTCGAAATCAAACCCGTCGCGGCGTCGCGCGCGGTGCGTACGGACTCGGTGAGGCTGCGCAGATGGCGTTCGGATGCCGGGATCTCGACGACCTTCCACCCCACGACCGTGAAGTCGTCGTCGAGCGCCTTGACGGCGCACGCGGTGGTCTCGCCTGCCGGAACGGACAGGGTCCAGGTGACCTCGACCGTGCGCTCGTCGTTGTGGACGACATGCGAGGTGTCGGTGGCCTGCACGCTCGCCTGCTGCCCGTCGAGGCCGGCCCACACGACCCACGAGACCAGCACGATCGCGAAGGCGATGCCCGCGCCGATGAGGATCACCAGGTCGCGGCGCTTCCGCGTGCGGGTGCGCCCGTAGCGCGCGGCCAGCTGGTCGGTTTCGGGGGTGGGCACTCGGAATCCTCGTGGGTCGGATCGTCTAGGCTTGCCTTTCAAGCCTAACCCGCTCGGGTGACGGCCGAATCCGCCGTGAGAGAGAGTCCGATGCGCTCCGTGCCCGCCAGTTCCACCCGCCGGGTTCGTCTGTGATCGCGGCGACGGCATTGCACGCGGTCCACGGCACGATCGCACCCCTCGTGCTGGCGGCCGACGACCAGGAGTTCGACCCCAACGACGTCACTCCCGGCGTCTGGGGCTTCGTCATCACGTTCGCGATCATGGTCGTGGTGGTGCTGCTCGTGCTCGACATGACGCGCCGCATCCGGCGCACGAACTACCGGGCCGAGGTGCAGCAGGAACTCGCGCGCGAGATGGCCGAGAACGCGGCGGCCGAGGGGTCGACGGATGCCGCGGCATCCGCCCCTGCTCCATCCGCCCCTGCACAGGCCGACGCCGAGCAGGCCGACGCCGGGCCGAACGATGGCGACGCGAGCGCAGCCGGCCCCGACGCGGCATCCGGAGACGAACGGACCCGCTGACCCTCGGCAAGCTGCCGGTGGCGACGGGCCGGAGCCCGGCCGACCGGCCTCAGCCCAGGTGGTACGCGGGGGCGATCGCGATGATGAGCGTCGCCGTCCAGTGGCACATGAACGCCAGCACCGTGCAGGTGTGGAAGATCTCGTGGAACCCGAACACGCCCGGCACGGGGTTCGGCTTCTTCAGCGCGTAGATGACGGCCCCGCCCGAGTAGAGCAGGCCGCCGACGACCACGAGCACCATCATCGCCACGCTCACGGCGAGCAGGTCGCCCAGGTACATGACCGCGGCCCAGCCGAGCAGCAGGTAGATGGGCACGTAGAGCCAGCGCGGCGCCGTGATCCAGAAGACGCGGAAGCCGATGCCGACCAGTGCGCCGGCCCAGACGACCGCGAGCAGGGTCCAGCCCTTCTCGGGCGGCAGCGCGAGGATCGCGAGCGGCGTGTACGTGCCGGCGATGAGCAGGAAGATGTTCGCGTGGTCGATGCGCTTGAGCAGGAGCTTGGTGCGCGGCTTCCAGTCGAACCGGTGGTAGAGGGCCGAGTTGCCGAACAGCAGCATCGACGTCAGCGTGAACACCGCCGACGCCCACTTGGCCGGTGCGCCCTCGGCGAGCGCGATGAGCACGATGCCCGCGACGATCGTGAACGGGAAGGTGCCCGCGTGGATCCACCCTCGCCAGGTGGGCTTGACGTCGTCGGTCGGGTGCGCGAGCGAGTCGTCGAGCAGGGGGATGTTCGGCAGGTCGGGGCCGTGCGCCGCGCGGTCGATCGCGGCATCCGCGACGTCTTCCGAGGCGACGGGCTTGGACAGCTCGTGCACGAGATCTTCGGAATCGCGGCGGCGTTCGGGGGTCATGCTGACAGCGTAGGGCCTCGGCGGTCACGACCCGCTGTGAGTGTCTGGGGCCCAGTCGCGGTAGCGTAGTGCCGTGCAATCCAGCGATCCGTCCCTCGGTCGCGGCATCCTCTACCGCCTCTATCAGCGCCGGCTCCGACGCGGACTCGAGCAGGAGTCGCTGCCCCGACACGTCGCGATGATCATCGACGGCAATCGCAGGTGGGCGAAGCAGCTCGGCTACGACACGGCCGCCCACGGTCACCGCGCCGGCGCGGCGAAGGTGCGCGAGTTCCTCGAGTGGTGCGACGACCTCGACATCCAGGTGGTGACGCTCTACCTGCTCTCGAGCGACAACCTCGGCAACCGGGCCAGCGACGAGCTCGCCGCGCTCATCGAGATCATCGCCGAGCTCGCCGAGGAGCTCTCGCACTACCGCGACTGGCGGGTGCAGCACGTCGGATCGGATGCCGGCCTGCCCGCGCCGCTCGTGGCCGCGCTCGACGCGGCCGAGCACCGCACGGCCGACAAGCGGGGAATGCACGTGAACCTCGCGGTCGGCTACGGCGGGCGCAAGGAGATCGTCGACGCGATGCGCTCCATCGTCGCCGCGCATCACGCCGACGGCGGCAGCCTCGACGACCTCGCCGACCGACTCACGCCCGACCTCATCGGCCAGCACCTCTACACCGGGGGGCAGCCGGACCCCGATCTCGTGATCCGCACCTCGGGCGAGCAGCGGCTCAGCGACTTCATGCTCTGGCAGGCCGCCCACAGCGAGTTCTACTTCGTCGAGGCCCTCGGGCCCGACCTCCGGCAGGTCGACTTCCTGCGCGCGATCCGCGACTACGCGAAACGCCACCGGCGCTTCGGCGGATGAGACCCGGCGTACGCCGTGCGCTCCGGTCTGCCAAGATATGGCTCGAAGAAGGGGGCATGAATGGGCATCGACGCATTCGTCGACGGGTTCGCTGAGGAACCGGGATATCTCGACTACGGCCGATTCGGTCCGCTCTCACGGGTCGCGGCCGAGGAGAGCAACGCCCTCACGCACGTGCTCGAGCGCTCGCGGCACGGCAGTTCGTCGGTGTTCCACGAGCAGGACGCCCGGGTGCGCGAAGCGGCATCCGCCCTCACCGGGTTCCCGGCCGACCAGGTCGTGTTCACGCCGAACACGACCTCGGGCCTGTTGCATGCGCTGTTCGGCCTCACGGGCGGCGTGCTGCTGTCGGCCGACGAGTTCCCGAGCCTCCCGATCGCCGCCGTTCGCGCCCAGGAGGCGCTGAACGTCGTGCAGCCGGTGTGGCTCGAGACCGACCACGGCAAGGTCACCCCCGGGCAGATCCGCGACCAGCTCGAGCAGGGTGTCGGCGCCGTCGCCGTGAGCCTCGTCGACGCGCGCACCGGCTACCTCTGCGACATCGAGGGCATCCGCCAGGTCATCGGCGATCGGCTGCTCATCGTCGACGCCATCCAGGGCTTCGGCGTCGTCGACGCCCCGTGGCAGGCCGCCGACGTCGTGGTCACCGGCGGGCAGAAGTGGTGCCGCGCCGGATGGGGCACCGGCTTCCTCGCGATGTCCGACCGCGCCATCGATCGACTCACCCCCGTGTTCTCCGGATACTCGGCCACCGAAGAAGCCGAGCCGTGGGGCTTCGTGCCGCCGCCGGCCCCCGGCGCGAAGGCGTTCCGCGTGTCGAACCCCGACCCGATCGCCCAGGCCCGCTTCGCCGCTGCCATGGAGGAGCTCGCCGAGGTCGGCGTCGAGAACGTCAACGCGGCCGTGGCCGAGAACGTCAGTCGCGTCATCGACCTCGCCGACGAGTTCGCGATCGCGGTCGTCTCCTCGCGCAACGAGCAGGAGCGCGCGGGCATCGTCGTGCTCGAGCCGCCGGCCGACCAGCTCTCGGTGCTCACGGCGTCGCTGCACAACCACGGCGTCACGGCCACGACGAGGCTCGGTCAGGTGCGACTCAGCGCCCACGCGGGAACGGATGCCGAGACGCTCGACATGCTGCGTTCCGCGTTCGTGTCGTACGGGTCGGCCGCGACCTACTGAGGCGGCTCCGCGGGGGTCGCCGCGGCATCCGCTCGCCCGATTGTGAACTCTGCGTGACATGCGCGGATTTCGCCGCGTGTCGCTGACGGCGTTTCGGCACGTCGGACGTAGCGTCGCACACATCGGGCAAGGTGCCCGAACGAGTCGGCTCGTGAAGCGCTCGTGTAGGAGGATTCGCCGGCCGGCGCGAGAGCCGAGCGGAAACGCTCGGGGCAGGAGCGGTCGTGGCCTCACTCGAAACCTCCAAGTCCGACGCAACGTCCACCGGTCGCGAACAGCGTCCGGACGAAGCCTCGCCCAGCGGCGTCGCACAGGACGAGCGCACCTACGTGTTGGACACCTCGGTTCTGCTCTCGGACCCGAAGGCGCTGTTCCGGTTCGCCGAGCATTCGGTCGTGCTGCCGGTGATCGTCATCACGGAGCTCGAGGCCAAGCGCAACGACCCCGAGATCGGGTACTTCGCGCGCCAGGCGCTGCGGATCCTCGATGAACTGCGCATCGAGCACGAGCGGCTGGACTTCCCGATCCCGGTCGGCGACGGCGGCTCGCTGCGCGTCGAGCTGAACCACTCGAGCATGTCCGTGCTCCCGAGCGGACTGCAGCTGAACGACAACGACACGCGCATCCTCGCCTGCGCCGCGAACCTCGCGAACGACGGCATCGCGGTGACCGTGGTCTCCAAGGACCTGCCGCTTCGCGTCAAGGCCGCCTCGATCGGCCTCGACGCCCAGGAGTACCGCGCCGAACTGGCGCTCGACTCCGGCTGGACCGGCATGAGCGAGGTCACGCTCGGTTCCAACGACATGGCCAAGCTCTACGAGCACGAGCATCTCTCGATCACCGAGGTGGAAGGGGTGCCGGTGAACACCGGGCTCGTGATCCACTCCGATCGGGGCTCGGCGCTCGCCCGGGTCGTGGGGGAGCGCGAGGTGCGACTCGTGCGCGGCGACCGCGACGTGTTCGGCCTGCATGGCCGTTCGGCCGAGCAGCGACTCGCGATCGACCTGCTGCTCGACCCCGAGATCGGGATCCTCTCGCTCGGCGGTCGCGCCGGCACCGGCAAGTCGGCGCTCGCGCTCTGCGCCGGCCTCGAGGCGGTGCTCGAGCGGCAGCAGCACAAGAAGATCATGGTCTTCCGTCCGCTGTACGCGGTCGGCGGCCAGGAGCTCGGCTACCTTCCCGGCGACCAGGGCGAGAAGATGAACCCGTGGGGCCAGGCGGTCTTCGACACGCTCGGCTCGGTCGTCTCCGACAACGTGCTCGACGAGGTGGTGGATCGCGGCATCCTCGAGGTGCTGCCGCTCACGCACATCCGCGGACGCTCCCTGCACGACGCCTTCGTGATCGTCGACGAGGCCCAGTCGCTCGAGCGCAACGTGCTGCTCACCGTGCTCTCACGCATCGGGCAGAACTCCCGGGTGGTGCTCACCCACGACGTCGCCCAGCGCGACAACCTGCGCGTCGGCCGCCACGACGGCGTCGCCTCGGTCATCGAGACGCTGAAGGGACATCCGCTCTTCGCGCACATCACGCTGACGCGCTCGGAGCGCTCGGCCATCGCGGCCCTCGTCTCGGAGATGCTCGACGGGGCGGAGCTCGCCTAGGGCTGCGAACGCCCGTCAGGCATTCGCGCGCTGATCAGGACGGATGTCGGGCATCCGTCCTGATCCGGCGTCGAACTCCTGATTCGGCGTCATCCTCGGAACGACCGACGTGCCCCGATCCGTCGCC contains:
- a CDS encoding M48 family metalloprotease, translating into MYRAIAKNKRNTFFIILFFLAIVGGLGWLAAAIYHDVTIVVVTVVIATAYAVFQYFTADRQALAMSGAVELRSKADHPRLWRTVENLSIATGTPMPRVFVVSDPAPNAFATGRDPEHAVVAATTGLLEIMDDAELEGVMAHELGHVRNYDIRLSMIVFGLVVAVGFISDMFVRMAFFGRSNNNNGNPILMVVGIVAMLIAPLVASLVQLAVSRQREYLADATGAMTTRHPDALASALEKLEAYGRPMKRQNSSMAHLWIADPLKPGALSRLFATHPPISERVKRLENMGGSF
- a CDS encoding winged helix-turn-helix domain-containing protein; the protein is MVERVSPPLARRIALAAQGFGRPVPPEPGTRQVAGVLDRLGLLQIDSVNVFERSHYLPVFSRLGTYDKALLDRVTTGRRGRTLEYWAHEAAFVPRELWPLFEFRRDEYRQRGEAWGGWLVENRQLADWLKAELAANGPMRASEIEHDANQRRGPWWGWSTVKRTLEWMFRVGEVVCVERRRFERVYALPEQALAAELLAPPPSEADAVRVLVERAASALGIATEADLADYWRMKRVQVRGAVRDLEDAGVLVPVEVPGWSVGGRPAATWVHRDARRPRRIDAATVLSPFDPVVWFRPRAERMFDFHYRIEIYTPEPQRVFGYYSLPVLIDDDVVGRVDLKNDRKNRVLRVQSAWSEASAPADTAARLVPALRRAAAWQGLDEIVVADRGNLAHALRPELAASA
- a CDS encoding AI-2E family transporter, coding for MPQPADVRDSIPYGMRLAAAWSWRLLLVGGVVAVAIFLIVQLRYIVIPLLVAVLIAALLVPFSSLLQRHRWPKWLAITAAMLSALTVVGGLLTLGIWQIVRGSDELAAQTVLAWNDFRTWLLEGPFHLSAAQLNDAVDQVVSALQADSGILVSGALSVGSTVGHFFAGTLLALFATLFILIDGRGIWGWVVRVFPRRARAAVDGAGFAGWTTLQNFVKVQILVATIDAIGIGLGAFLLQVPLAVPIAILVFLGSFIPIVGAVVTGALAVFVALVYNGLWPAVIMLGVVLLVQQIEGHVLQPLIMGTAVKVHPLGVVLAVAAGSFLAGIPGALFAVPIAAVLNVMITFVAGGSWKQSAGPPVVPSSPLWRTVPQRPGYQRGE
- the ilvA gene encoding threonine ammonia-lyase; its protein translation is MISTIPGPDLADFARARDVVAAVVRRTPMESSRFLADRLGVPVHLKCENLQRTGSYKLRGAFNRLSALSPEERERGVVAASAGNHAQGVAFAARELGIRATIFMPVGVALPKLDATRAYGADVVLHGDSVGETLEAANAFAVETGAVVIPPFDHIDVIAGQGTLGLEVLDEVPDVATIVVPIGGGGLAAGVASAVKQRAALEGRTIRVIGVQAENASPFVPSLAQGHAVQVPVVPTIADGIAVYKPGELTLEIIRETVDEVITVSDDDIARALLVLLERAKLVVEPAGAVSVAALMSGRIQSDGPVVALLSGGNIDPLLMQRVIAHGLAASDRYLTLEIGLPDRPGQLARIAELLAEANANVIEVLHTRHGNGLQISEVALRLSVETRGPAHRASVVDVLRRAGYEPRIVSE
- the greA gene encoding transcription elongation factor GreA, with the protein product MAQDATVTWLTQEAYDRLAAELEQLSTAGREEIAKRIESAREEGDLKENGGYHAAKDEQGKIEARIRQLKGLLKSAEVGEAPASKGIVESGTVITAVIAGDEETFLIGSREIAGDSELDVWSEQSPLGAAILGLKVGDKTSYTAPNGREIAVEVTAVDTWGGQ
- a CDS encoding DUF4307 domain-containing protein, whose protein sequence is MPTPETDQLAARYGRTRTRKRRDLVILIGAGIAFAIVLVSWVVWAGLDGQQASVQATDTSHVVHNDERTVEVTWTLSVPAGETTACAVKALDDDFTVVGWKVVEIPASERHLRSLTESVRTARDAATGLISSCWLT
- a CDS encoding hemolysin III family protein, with the protein product MTPERRRDSEDLVHELSKPVASEDVADAAIDRAAHGPDLPNIPLLDDSLAHPTDDVKPTWRGWIHAGTFPFTIVAGIVLIALAEGAPAKWASAVFTLTSMLLFGNSALYHRFDWKPRTKLLLKRIDHANIFLLIAGTYTPLAILALPPEKGWTLLAVVWAGALVGIGFRVFWITAPRWLYVPIYLLLGWAAVMYLGDLLAVSVAMMVLVVVGGLLYSGGAVIYALKKPNPVPGVFGFHEIFHTCTVLAFMCHWTATLIIAIAPAYHLG
- a CDS encoding isoprenyl transferase — protein: MQSSDPSLGRGILYRLYQRRLRRGLEQESLPRHVAMIIDGNRRWAKQLGYDTAAHGHRAGAAKVREFLEWCDDLDIQVVTLYLLSSDNLGNRASDELAALIEIIAELAEELSHYRDWRVQHVGSDAGLPAPLVAALDAAEHRTADKRGMHVNLAVGYGGRKEIVDAMRSIVAAHHADGGSLDDLADRLTPDLIGQHLYTGGQPDPDLVIRTSGEQRLSDFMLWQAAHSEFYFVEALGPDLRQVDFLRAIRDYAKRHRRFGG
- a CDS encoding aminotransferase class V-fold PLP-dependent enzyme — translated: MGIDAFVDGFAEEPGYLDYGRFGPLSRVAAEESNALTHVLERSRHGSSSVFHEQDARVREAASALTGFPADQVVFTPNTTSGLLHALFGLTGGVLLSADEFPSLPIAAVRAQEALNVVQPVWLETDHGKVTPGQIRDQLEQGVGAVAVSLVDARTGYLCDIEGIRQVIGDRLLIVDAIQGFGVVDAPWQAADVVVTGGQKWCRAGWGTGFLAMSDRAIDRLTPVFSGYSATEEAEPWGFVPPPAPGAKAFRVSNPDPIAQARFAAAMEELAEVGVENVNAAVAENVSRVIDLADEFAIAVVSSRNEQERAGIVVLEPPADQLSVLTASLHNHGVTATTRLGQVRLSAHAGTDAETLDMLRSAFVSYGSAATY
- a CDS encoding PhoH family protein, which produces MASLETSKSDATSTGREQRPDEASPSGVAQDERTYVLDTSVLLSDPKALFRFAEHSVVLPVIVITELEAKRNDPEIGYFARQALRILDELRIEHERLDFPIPVGDGGSLRVELNHSSMSVLPSGLQLNDNDTRILACAANLANDGIAVTVVSKDLPLRVKAASIGLDAQEYRAELALDSGWTGMSEVTLGSNDMAKLYEHEHLSITEVEGVPVNTGLVIHSDRGSALARVVGEREVRLVRGDRDVFGLHGRSAEQRLAIDLLLDPEIGILSLGGRAGTGKSALALCAGLEAVLERQQHKKIMVFRPLYAVGGQELGYLPGDQGEKMNPWGQAVFDTLGSVVSDNVLDEVVDRGILEVLPLTHIRGRSLHDAFVIVDEAQSLERNVLLTVLSRIGQNSRVVLTHDVAQRDNLRVGRHDGVASVIETLKGHPLFAHITLTRSERSAIAALVSEMLDGAELA